A region from the Salinivibrio kushneri genome encodes:
- the putP gene encoding sodium/proline symporter PutP has protein sequence MIDNSYAISATFLAYLIMMLAIGVYAYKRTSNSEDYFLGGRSLGPWPAALSAGASDMSGWLLLGLPGYAYAAGMESLWLAGGLLLGTYLNWLICAKRLRTYSIEADNALTLPEFFARRFEDKSKLLQTISAFFILLFFLFYTSSGLVAGGKLFTTVFGFDYTTAVVIGTICVVSYTLFGGFLAVSWTDLVQGLLMAAALLVVPFVIMDGSIFKLGGDVAAINPELMTIWRDVEGEPLSWIGIASLAAWGLGYFGQPHILARFQATRSNKDITTARRIAVGWSALSMFGAVLIGLVGILYVQNDMTGDLKDGEKIFMLLVNAAFHPVIAGILLAAILAAIMSTADSQLLVSSSALAEDFYKQVFRPDASTQEVVMVGRGAVILLSAIALGLAMDPESSVLGLVSYAWAGFGAAFGPALLLSLFWRDMNRNGALTAILVGGVTVVVWKQLSGGIFDLYEIVPGFIFAGLGAIVVSKATGGPSESVAKQYESYEKSLETMA, from the coding sequence ATGATAGACAATAGCTATGCCATCAGTGCAACCTTTCTGGCATATCTCATCATGATGCTTGCCATTGGTGTATATGCCTACAAACGCACATCCAACTCCGAAGATTACTTCCTCGGGGGGCGTTCGTTAGGCCCATGGCCCGCCGCCTTGTCAGCGGGTGCATCAGACATGAGTGGTTGGTTGCTGCTTGGCCTGCCTGGCTATGCCTACGCTGCGGGAATGGAATCACTTTGGTTAGCAGGCGGTTTGCTGCTAGGGACTTACCTGAACTGGTTGATTTGTGCCAAGCGCCTGCGTACTTACAGTATTGAAGCAGATAACGCATTGACGTTACCGGAGTTTTTTGCCCGTCGTTTTGAAGACAAATCAAAACTGCTGCAAACCATCTCTGCTTTCTTCATTTTGCTTTTCTTCCTTTTCTATACCAGTTCAGGTTTGGTTGCAGGGGGCAAACTCTTCACCACGGTGTTTGGGTTTGATTACACCACTGCGGTGGTCATTGGCACCATTTGTGTTGTGTCTTATACCTTGTTCGGTGGTTTCTTAGCGGTATCTTGGACTGACTTGGTACAAGGTTTGTTGATGGCGGCAGCCCTGTTGGTCGTGCCCTTCGTTATCATGGACGGTAGCATCTTCAAATTGGGTGGCGACGTAGCGGCGATTAACCCTGAATTGATGACGATCTGGCGTGATGTTGAGGGCGAGCCTCTGTCTTGGATCGGCATTGCATCGCTGGCCGCATGGGGGCTGGGTTACTTTGGACAGCCACACATTTTGGCACGTTTCCAAGCGACCCGTTCAAACAAAGACATTACCACCGCGCGTCGTATTGCGGTTGGCTGGTCTGCGCTTTCAATGTTTGGTGCGGTGCTTATCGGGCTGGTGGGTATTTTGTACGTGCAAAACGACATGACCGGTGACCTGAAGGATGGCGAGAAAATCTTCATGCTTCTCGTTAACGCGGCCTTCCACCCTGTCATCGCCGGTATCCTGCTCGCCGCGATTTTGGCCGCGATCATGAGTACCGCGGATTCACAGCTACTGGTGTCGTCGTCTGCGTTAGCAGAAGATTTCTATAAGCAAGTGTTCCGTCCCGATGCCTCCACGCAAGAAGTGGTCATGGTCGGTCGTGGTGCAGTGATCTTGCTCTCAGCGATTGCGCTTGGCTTAGCGATGGATCCAGAAAGCTCAGTCCTTGGCCTGGTGTCGTATGCATGGGCAGGCTTTGGTGCAGCCTTTGGTCCAGCACTACTGTTAAGCCTGTTCTGGCGTGACATGAACCGAAATGGTGCACTGACTGCGATTCTCGTCGGCGGCGTGACAGTTGTGGTATGGAAACAGCTTTCAGGCGGCATTTTCGATCTGTATGAAATTGTTCCTGGCTTTATCTTCGCGGGACTGGGCGCGATTGTGGTAAGTAAAGCAACCGGTGGCCCAAGCGAGTCGGTAGCCAAGCAATATGAGTCTTATGAAAAGAGTTTAGAAACCATGGCGTAA
- a CDS encoding ligand-binding sensor domain-containing protein — MSGHITPSYAKDNQLSDYFIETWTSANGLPHNSINAIAQTSDGYLWFATWEGVARYNGLEFVRFDRGPDTQMQDSGTRALATGPNNQLYAGGARGSLVMRQGFSWQGLPTAPSLINDALHDQTGGLWLAVEGKGIAYYAPEQLSQPDPTPQTFIDTVSSYHLTQTADGQVYAATEKGVYQLSLQHGATPLSFHNLFRKAFYVSSGQDGSLLVGSENGAWRYKNSRWTPLASELLHQAITMVEQDSRGAYWFGTLNNGIAHMRGQHVDFLDAHRGLSNNRILSWFEDNEGSIWIGTNGGAMRLRYAPFVTLTKDNGLAGDYVRTVLAGDKNTVWAGASEGLSQIDIVQGNAKILADDISVLSLAPRAQGGVWVGTYQQGLYYWEQGSLTPATTLNDQLPDHEVRAIVEREGTLWVGTPRGLIKFSSPPSNQPARASAVYQKRARYTSQNSALPGNYIMSLTFDDTGKLWIGTGSGAGYLHKQTIIPLDFSEQEQAQYVFGFFHEPGYVWMATDRGIIRYRQADGQLALVGRPHGLPIDKFFQIVKGDDQSFWLSSNRGIWRVNYYHAHQVADNTRTRIDFEHYDQSDGMRNSQANGGSNPAATKTAEGDIVFATAKGVTSVKPTRLAQLLSQPLPIVMQQVRFDGQAINPEASNTAPAGTNRVSFSYAALGYTMPEQIQYRTQLEGFESEWAYRHENHIAEYTNLPPGDYTFKVSARYPYSDWSDDVLSYRFSVTPSLWQRSDIRALGFLALVALAYGAFMWRIRRMQQKEAQLKALVKEKTQALQAQADDFERMSKEDALTGLANRRAFDEYWHLAFDDANQSGQPLQVAILDIDHFKRINDQHSHLVGDQIIQRIGRFLHNERQQLSHVARWGGEEFTLLFAGTPADGYTYFDGLRRRIAALTLDDIAPSLKVTVSIGVAGNHQATDYVDGLKQADQALYRAKRDGRNCVRQRSGQSSYADA; from the coding sequence TTGTCAGGACATATCACGCCCAGTTATGCCAAAGATAATCAATTATCTGATTATTTTATTGAAACCTGGACCTCTGCCAACGGATTGCCCCATAACAGCATCAATGCCATCGCCCAAACTTCGGATGGCTATTTGTGGTTTGCGACCTGGGAGGGCGTGGCACGTTATAACGGTTTAGAGTTTGTGCGCTTTGACCGCGGCCCTGACACACAAATGCAAGACTCAGGCACGCGCGCCCTGGCGACCGGACCGAACAATCAACTTTATGCCGGCGGGGCGCGAGGCAGCTTAGTGATGCGCCAAGGCTTTTCGTGGCAGGGCCTTCCCACCGCTCCCAGCCTCATTAATGATGCGCTCCATGACCAAACAGGCGGCTTATGGCTCGCGGTTGAGGGAAAGGGGATTGCTTACTACGCCCCCGAGCAGCTCTCGCAACCCGACCCCACCCCACAGACATTTATCGATACTGTGAGCAGCTATCACCTGACCCAAACCGCCGATGGTCAAGTCTACGCAGCCACCGAAAAAGGGGTCTATCAACTATCGTTACAACATGGCGCGACGCCTCTCTCTTTTCATAATCTGTTTCGTAAAGCCTTTTATGTCTCGAGTGGTCAGGATGGGAGCCTCCTCGTCGGCTCCGAAAATGGCGCTTGGCGCTATAAAAACAGTCGCTGGACACCACTGGCGAGTGAGCTACTCCACCAAGCGATTACCATGGTTGAACAAGACAGTCGTGGTGCCTATTGGTTCGGTACGCTCAACAACGGGATTGCCCACATGAGAGGCCAACATGTCGATTTTCTTGACGCTCACCGCGGACTGTCTAACAACCGGATATTATCCTGGTTTGAAGACAATGAAGGCAGTATTTGGATAGGCACCAATGGCGGGGCAATGCGGCTTAGATACGCGCCGTTTGTAACGCTGACTAAAGATAATGGACTAGCCGGTGACTATGTGCGCACCGTACTTGCGGGCGATAAAAATACGGTGTGGGCAGGGGCCAGTGAAGGGTTAAGCCAAATTGATATCGTACAAGGTAATGCCAAAATATTAGCCGACGACATATCGGTGCTCAGTCTCGCGCCTCGAGCACAAGGTGGCGTCTGGGTGGGCACCTATCAACAAGGTCTCTATTATTGGGAGCAAGGCTCGCTCACCCCCGCCACAACACTGAACGATCAATTACCTGACCATGAAGTCAGGGCGATTGTCGAACGTGAGGGCACATTATGGGTGGGCACACCCCGTGGCTTGATCAAGTTTTCGTCCCCGCCAAGCAACCAACCCGCGCGCGCGTCAGCCGTTTATCAAAAGCGTGCACGCTACACCAGCCAAAATAGTGCCCTCCCCGGCAACTATATTATGTCGTTAACGTTCGACGATACAGGCAAGCTATGGATAGGAACGGGCAGCGGCGCCGGGTATCTGCACAAACAGACCATCATTCCTCTCGATTTCAGCGAGCAAGAGCAGGCGCAGTATGTGTTTGGCTTTTTCCACGAACCGGGTTACGTATGGATGGCCACTGATCGAGGAATTATCCGTTATCGGCAGGCGGATGGCCAACTCGCCTTGGTCGGCCGACCCCATGGCCTACCGATTGATAAATTCTTTCAAATCGTTAAAGGCGATGACCAAAGTTTTTGGTTGTCCAGCAACCGAGGGATCTGGCGAGTCAACTATTATCATGCCCATCAAGTAGCGGATAACACCCGCACGCGTATTGACTTTGAGCACTATGATCAAAGCGATGGCATGAGAAATAGTCAGGCCAATGGCGGCTCTAATCCTGCGGCGACCAAAACCGCAGAGGGCGATATTGTCTTCGCCACCGCCAAAGGGGTGACTAGCGTAAAGCCGACCCGGCTAGCGCAATTACTTAGCCAGCCGTTACCGATTGTGATGCAACAAGTGCGATTTGATGGCCAAGCGATTAATCCTGAGGCAAGTAACACCGCACCGGCGGGCACCAATCGCGTATCTTTCTCCTATGCGGCGCTCGGCTATACGATGCCAGAGCAAATCCAGTACCGCACCCAGCTAGAGGGCTTTGAGTCTGAATGGGCCTATCGCCACGAAAACCATATTGCCGAATATACGAATTTACCACCGGGTGACTACACCTTTAAAGTGAGTGCACGCTACCCCTATAGCGATTGGAGTGATGATGTGCTTAGCTATCGCTTCAGTGTGACCCCCTCACTTTGGCAACGGTCAGATATACGTGCGCTAGGTTTTTTGGCCTTAGTCGCCCTCGCCTACGGCGCCTTTATGTGGCGGATCCGCCGGATGCAACAAAAAGAAGCGCAGCTCAAAGCGCTAGTGAAAGAGAAAACGCAAGCGCTGCAAGCGCAAGCTGACGATTTTGAACGTATGTCGAAAGAGGATGCATTAACGGGTCTGGCTAACCGGCGTGCGTTTGACGAGTACTGGCACCTCGCCTTTGATGACGCCAACCAGTCGGGTCAGCCCTTACAAGTGGCCATTTTAGATATTGATCATTTTAAGCGCATTAACGATCAGCATTCGCATCTGGTGGGCGATCAAATTATCCAGCGTATTGGGCGCTTTTTGCATAACGAACGCCAACAGTTAAGCCATGTTGCCCGCTGGGGTGGCGAGGAGTTTACGTTACTGTTTGCAGGTACCCCTGCAGATGGCTACACCTACTTTGACGGCTTACGTCGCCGTATCGCGGCACTGACCCTCGACGACATTGCGCCGTCATTAAAAGTGACGGTAAGCATTGGTGTGGCTGGCAACCATCAGGCCACGGATTATGTTGATGGCCTCAAACAAGCCGATCAAGCCTTGTACCGTGCCAAGCGCGATGGGCGCAATTGTGTTCGTCAACGTAGTGGTCAATCGTCATACGCGGATGCGTAA
- a CDS encoding GntR family transcriptional regulator, whose amino-acid sequence MMQFMAIRQQLLAQIDRGLLAPDKKLPGERQLADTFSTTRVTLREALAVLEAEGRIYRRERRGWFVAPTPCAYDPSQLVDWQHDFSQHGGQFAWLAQKTPMASAAVSDQMQLPPFAQVFEGEGLIQIAQLPVGFVRTFLHPDYFPSVWQTGDQATLLNTPANADVSWSSTWEALDSERASVLAVPAGTPVLTVTRAWRIQPAQGSQTIRIDTEWWRQHAVTLCGGSARDAQTGSVKKRE is encoded by the coding sequence ATGATGCAATTTATGGCGATTCGCCAGCAATTATTAGCGCAAATTGATCGCGGTTTACTGGCGCCGGACAAAAAACTCCCGGGTGAGCGTCAGCTTGCAGACACCTTTTCCACTACCCGTGTCACCTTGCGTGAAGCACTTGCGGTGCTTGAGGCAGAGGGACGCATATATCGGCGGGAGCGACGTGGCTGGTTTGTGGCGCCTACCCCTTGTGCGTATGATCCCAGCCAACTCGTCGATTGGCAGCATGATTTCTCTCAACACGGTGGTCAATTTGCTTGGTTGGCGCAAAAGACGCCCATGGCGTCAGCGGCGGTGAGTGATCAAATGCAACTGCCTCCCTTTGCGCAGGTGTTTGAGGGTGAGGGACTGATTCAGATCGCGCAGTTACCTGTTGGCTTTGTGCGTACGTTTCTCCATCCTGATTATTTCCCCAGTGTCTGGCAAACCGGTGACCAGGCAACGTTGTTAAACACGCCAGCGAACGCGGATGTGTCTTGGTCGAGCACGTGGGAAGCGTTAGACAGTGAGCGTGCCAGTGTATTGGCCGTGCCTGCGGGTACGCCCGTGTTAACGGTGACGCGAGCGTGGCGCATCCAGCCCGCCCAAGGGAGCCAGACGATCCGCATTGATACAGAATGGTGGCGGCAACATGCGGTGACACTCTGTGGTGGCTCAGCGCGTGATGCTCAGACTGGCTCTGTGAAAAAACGAGAGTAA
- a CDS encoding HAD-IA family hydrolase, which produces MPQHPLDSPIHCVIFDCEGTLVDSEKLSHQALVETFSTFGVRIDLQDSLDHFEGGKLTDVLQQTCERNGAHIPIDQLEPRFRHLCRQYFEAELAPVKGIETVLQALEQQGIDICVASNSPVEKMTHALRLTKLLPYFEHRLFSAFDTNSWKPAPDLLHYAAMNMACPTGQCVFIDDTNKGIQAGINAEMRTIHFNPNPNVPTTAHPLVTRLFKSEDLLSFFHRASLSITR; this is translated from the coding sequence ATGCCGCAACATCCACTTGATTCCCCCATCCATTGTGTCATCTTTGACTGCGAAGGGACCTTGGTTGACTCCGAGAAGCTATCTCACCAAGCCTTGGTAGAAACCTTCTCTACATTTGGTGTGCGTATTGATCTGCAAGACTCGCTCGATCATTTTGAGGGCGGAAAACTGACCGATGTCCTCCAGCAAACCTGCGAACGAAACGGGGCACATATTCCTATTGATCAACTCGAGCCACGTTTTCGGCACTTGTGTCGTCAGTATTTCGAGGCTGAATTAGCACCGGTAAAAGGCATTGAAACCGTCTTACAGGCGCTTGAACAGCAAGGCATTGATATTTGTGTGGCATCAAATAGCCCCGTAGAAAAAATGACGCATGCTCTGCGACTCACCAAGCTGTTGCCCTACTTTGAGCATCGCCTATTCAGTGCCTTTGATACTAACAGCTGGAAGCCGGCCCCCGATCTGCTTCACTACGCCGCGATGAATATGGCCTGTCCTACCGGCCAATGTGTGTTCATCGATGACACCAACAAGGGCATACAAGCGGGGATCAATGCCGAGATGCGTACTATCCACTTTAACCCCAACCCCAATGTACCCACAACGGCGCACCCTTTGGTGACTCGGTTATTTAAAAGTGAAGACTTACTCTCGTTTTTTCACAGAGCCAGTCTGAGCATCACGCGCTGA
- a CDS encoding fumarylacetoacetate hydrolase family protein, producing the protein MRYQHQWLEGGAIDLPVGQVVCVGRNYAAHAQELNNPIPDEPVLFMKPPSAIQPLDDKLAIVASFAPVHYETELAVLITKPLFHATKQAVEDALGGMTLALDLTRRETQSRLKQKGLPWERAKAFAGSAAIGRFVAVPDDWREVVFALSINGERRQQGNSASMLMPVIALIQHISQTFWLNPGDIVLTGTPEGVGVLENRDLLSLSLEGQHLAQPQVVVQSDEAFIQGKSA; encoded by the coding sequence ATGCGTTATCAACATCAATGGTTAGAGGGTGGAGCGATCGATTTGCCCGTTGGACAGGTGGTGTGTGTGGGACGGAATTATGCTGCCCATGCGCAGGAGCTTAACAATCCTATTCCGGACGAACCTGTGCTGTTTATGAAACCGCCGAGTGCCATCCAACCGTTAGATGACAAGCTAGCGATAGTGGCGTCATTCGCTCCCGTTCATTACGAAACCGAGCTGGCGGTGCTGATCACCAAACCTTTATTTCATGCCACTAAGCAAGCCGTTGAAGACGCCTTGGGCGGAATGACACTGGCGCTGGACTTGACCCGTCGTGAAACGCAAAGCCGCTTAAAACAAAAAGGACTGCCTTGGGAGCGGGCGAAAGCGTTCGCGGGGAGCGCAGCGATTGGACGTTTTGTCGCGGTGCCTGATGATTGGCGTGAGGTCGTCTTTGCATTGTCCATCAATGGCGAGAGGCGGCAGCAGGGAAATAGCGCGAGTATGTTAATGCCTGTGATCGCGCTTATTCAGCATATAAGCCAGACATTCTGGTTGAACCCAGGCGACATTGTGCTAACGGGCACCCCCGAAGGGGTTGGTGTGCTGGAAAACCGCGATCTTTTATCCTTGTCACTTGAGGGGCAGCACCTTGCCCAACCCCAGGTAGTGGTTCAGTCTGATGAGGCTTTTATCCAAGGAAAGAGTGCTTGA
- a CDS encoding DUF1415 domain-containing protein, which translates to MNKVETQMNTWLDEVVIGLNLCPFAAKPRRKQQIQLTVCDAQDDTEILTAIYQALVHLDHTEPAITDTTVVVVPNALADFDHYLDVVDATEAMIDHYQWRGVFQVASFHPNYCFEGCAPEDSENLTNRSPYPCFHLIREASMSRALAHYGQDPEQIPARNIARVSALTHEERQALFPWIKASSD; encoded by the coding sequence ATGAACAAAGTCGAAACACAGATGAATACGTGGCTAGATGAGGTGGTGATTGGACTAAATCTTTGCCCTTTCGCCGCTAAGCCCCGTCGCAAACAACAAATTCAGCTCACTGTGTGCGACGCTCAGGATGATACCGAGATTTTAACTGCCATTTATCAGGCTTTAGTCCATCTTGATCACACCGAGCCTGCCATCACTGATACCACGGTGGTCGTGGTGCCCAACGCGCTCGCTGACTTTGATCACTACCTCGACGTGGTCGATGCTACCGAGGCGATGATTGACCACTACCAGTGGCGGGGAGTTTTCCAAGTCGCCAGTTTTCATCCCAACTATTGTTTTGAAGGGTGCGCGCCAGAAGATAGCGAGAACTTGACCAATCGCTCCCCCTATCCATGCTTTCACTTGATTCGTGAAGCCAGCATGTCACGCGCGCTGGCGCATTATGGCCAAGATCCAGAACAGATCCCCGCACGCAATATTGCGCGTGTTTCAGCACTCACCCATGAAGAGCGTCAAGCACTCTTTCCTTGGATAAAAGCCTCATCAGACTGA
- a CDS encoding CreA family protein — translation MKKILFVVALAATLSGCDNDEVGDVSLGMFTMKDIKLNHLVDPVVSGVTCHVASVEADLSFSDPSDSAISCRQTGEITPEMIANIDKSASGEVVFRKSKSIFFKSMKIRRIFDVKNQTLMYLSYSTKETSGSFKHSLSTVPLWGTKAYQSQPQQ, via the coding sequence ATGAAGAAAATACTATTCGTTGTTGCGCTTGCCGCGACACTCAGTGGCTGTGATAACGATGAAGTTGGCGACGTAAGCCTAGGGATGTTTACCATGAAAGACATCAAGCTTAACCATCTCGTCGATCCTGTGGTAAGCGGGGTGACGTGCCATGTTGCGTCTGTCGAAGCGGACTTAAGCTTTTCTGATCCCAGTGATAGCGCTATCTCTTGTCGTCAAACTGGGGAGATTACGCCCGAGATGATTGCCAATATTGATAAAAGCGCATCGGGCGAAGTGGTATTTAGAAAATCGAAAAGTATTTTCTTCAAGTCGATGAAGATTCGTCGGATCTTCGATGTGAAAAATCAGACCTTGATGTATCTCTCTTACTCAACCAAAGAAACATCTGGCAGCTTTAAGCATAGCTTGTCCACGGTTCCTCTTTGGGGCACCAAGGCGTACCAGTCACAACCACAACAATAA
- a CDS encoding GFA family protein, which produces MSTLSARCLCGGVRLTLPDTFLYMGNCHCSECRKFTGSDYSSVGGIEADKVSVTAGQTHIRYYEKSAETVLAFCGQCGSSLFSHKINKGVFNIRLGILDTAPQSAPNFHIHTASKAPWHTPNEALKQFEHGPD; this is translated from the coding sequence ATGTCCACACTCTCTGCTCGTTGCCTATGCGGTGGTGTCCGTCTTACATTACCTGACACTTTCCTTTATATGGGAAACTGCCATTGCTCTGAATGTCGAAAGTTTACTGGTTCAGACTATTCATCAGTCGGCGGCATAGAGGCAGACAAAGTCTCGGTCACGGCTGGCCAAACGCATATTCGTTATTATGAGAAGAGCGCAGAAACGGTGCTTGCTTTTTGTGGGCAATGTGGGTCGAGCCTTTTCTCTCATAAAATCAATAAGGGAGTGTTCAATATTCGTCTGGGAATTTTGGATACCGCTCCACAATCGGCGCCAAATTTTCATATTCACACGGCGTCGAAGGCACCATGGCATACGCCTAATGAGGCATTAAAACAGTTTGAACATGGGCCGGATTAA
- a CDS encoding PAS domain S-box protein produces MFKSKLLRKSEGALQQVLDQAIDAIVTIDHHNNITYYNPAAERLWGYRPDEVLGKNVKMLVPRMYQANHDSYVNNNRNTGEDKIVGTSRDVQVERKDGGIAWCNLSLSKVQVGKHIHYTAFVKDISKQKESQEIINQTLEQCIDAVVTINSKNEVIFFNKAAEALWGCKRDEVLGKNVKMLVPAEIQSRHDQFVNANRETGQDKIVGTSRDIELHTFDGQTIWANLSLSRVKLDSGDILYTAFVKDIDAQKKQQEEFKVLSLVANGTDNSVIITDPNGLVEYVNPGFTNMTGYTLEDMIGKKPGHVLQGKNTSPETVARIRHNLDNNQPFYEEILNYTKAGEPYWISLSINPIFGHDGQVERYISVQANVNATKSEAVENDARLKAISESNIVIECDSQGHFELINSHGLNALGEKSLDACQRRYRDLKGLVGDYDLQRLQSGQVIQQHFTCEHEHKRVTVEAVMSPVLDDDGKLSKTIVYGSDVSERNAVISDTHGSMVQILDSIGTITGTINGISDQTNLLALNAAIESARAGDAGRGFAVVADEVRALAQKTTASASEISGLIDETRTLVERLSQFSANKAS; encoded by the coding sequence ATGTTTAAGTCAAAGTTACTAAGAAAGAGTGAGGGTGCACTACAGCAAGTCCTCGATCAAGCCATCGATGCGATTGTGACGATTGACCACCACAATAACATCACCTACTACAATCCCGCCGCTGAGCGTTTGTGGGGGTATCGTCCCGATGAGGTCCTCGGTAAAAACGTGAAAATGCTGGTGCCGAGAATGTATCAGGCGAATCACGACAGCTATGTGAATAACAACCGAAATACCGGTGAGGACAAGATTGTTGGCACATCGCGCGATGTTCAGGTTGAACGTAAAGATGGCGGTATCGCATGGTGTAACCTTTCGTTATCGAAAGTCCAAGTTGGCAAGCACATCCACTATACCGCGTTTGTAAAAGACATCAGCAAACAGAAAGAGTCTCAAGAAATCATTAATCAAACCCTCGAACAGTGTATTGATGCAGTCGTCACGATTAACAGCAAGAATGAAGTGATCTTTTTCAATAAAGCGGCTGAAGCATTGTGGGGATGTAAACGAGACGAGGTGTTGGGCAAAAATGTGAAAATGCTGGTGCCTGCTGAGATCCAATCTAGACACGATCAATTTGTGAACGCCAACAGGGAAACTGGCCAAGACAAAATCGTGGGCACGTCACGCGATATTGAATTACACACTTTTGACGGCCAAACGATATGGGCAAACCTATCTCTATCTCGGGTCAAACTCGACAGCGGTGATATTCTCTACACTGCGTTTGTGAAAGACATCGACGCGCAGAAAAAGCAGCAAGAAGAATTTAAGGTACTGTCACTGGTGGCTAACGGGACGGATAACTCAGTGATTATCACCGACCCCAATGGCTTGGTTGAGTATGTGAACCCTGGGTTTACCAACATGACGGGCTATACCTTGGAAGACATGATTGGCAAAAAGCCGGGGCATGTATTGCAAGGCAAGAACACAAGCCCAGAAACCGTGGCGCGTATTCGGCATAACCTTGATAATAACCAGCCTTTTTACGAAGAAATACTCAACTATACCAAAGCGGGTGAACCTTACTGGATCTCGTTATCGATTAACCCAATTTTTGGTCATGATGGTCAAGTCGAGCGGTATATCTCGGTGCAGGCGAATGTTAATGCGACCAAATCTGAAGCGGTGGAGAATGATGCTCGTCTAAAAGCGATTTCCGAAAGTAACATCGTGATTGAATGTGACTCGCAAGGACACTTTGAGTTGATCAATAGTCATGGCTTAAATGCCCTTGGAGAAAAGAGTCTGGACGCATGCCAACGCCGTTACCGCGACTTAAAAGGGTTAGTCGGTGATTACGATCTACAACGTCTCCAATCTGGCCAAGTCATTCAGCAGCATTTTACCTGTGAACATGAGCACAAGCGTGTGACGGTCGAAGCTGTAATGTCACCTGTGTTAGATGACGATGGAAAGCTTTCCAAAACTATCGTTTATGGCTCTGATGTGAGTGAACGGAACGCGGTGATCAGCGACACGCATGGGTCGATGGTGCAAATTCTAGATAGCATTGGCACCATTACAGGGACGATTAACGGCATTTCTGACCAAACCAATTTACTTGCCCTTAATGCGGCGATTGAATCTGCTCGAGCTGGGGATGCGGGCCGAGGATTTGCTGTGGTAGCGGATGAGGTACGTGCGCTGGCACAAAAAACCACCGCATCGGCGTCAGAAATCAGTGGCCTCATTGATGAAACCCGTACGCTCGTCGAGCGGTTGTCGCAATTTAGTGCTAACAAAGCGAGTTGA
- a CDS encoding glutathione S-transferase N-terminal domain-containing protein: MADLNGLSLYHKEHCPFCHKVRAVMTELKLDIPLVDMNANAEEWQRLQAEGGKGMVPCLRIDQGGETQWMYESDDIIEYLRDNFA, translated from the coding sequence ATGGCTGATTTGAACGGACTAAGTTTGTACCACAAAGAGCACTGCCCATTTTGCCATAAAGTGCGTGCAGTCATGACAGAGCTTAAGTTAGATATTCCGCTGGTGGATATGAACGCTAACGCCGAAGAGTGGCAACGCTTACAGGCCGAAGGCGGCAAAGGCATGGTGCCTTGTCTGCGTATTGACCAAGGCGGCGAAACCCAGTGGATGTATGAATCGGACGACATTATTGAATACTTGCGTGACAACTTCGCGTAA